One Streptomyces mobaraensis NBRC 13819 = DSM 40847 DNA segment encodes these proteins:
- a CDS encoding amidohydrolase has protein sequence MPSMPVSGVTPVPDEPNTPDAPPGTTHTADLVLRNAKLYTGDPARPAASALAVRDGRVLAVGDDRDVARHVGPRTRVVDALGRRAVPGLNDSHLHVIRGGLNYVLELRWDGVPSLRQALAMLREQAGRTPKGQWIRVVGGWTADQFAERRLPTPAELTAAAPDTPVFVLHLYQSAILNRAAVRAAGITRDTPDPRGGQIVRDRAGDPNGVLLAAPSALILYSTLAAAPTLDEAGRRVSTRHFLRELNRFGLTSAIDAAGGFQNFPDDYATVVDLARSGELSLRIAYHLFPQTAGQELADLRRWVETVRPGDGDEWLRLNGAGENLTWAAADFENFAEPRPELAAGYEGEFEQAVRLLAEHGWGFRLHATYDETIRRDLAVFEKLAAEGLFPGGNRWFFDHAETASAESLDRVAALGGGVSVQNRMAFQGRVFAERYGAETAARTPPVKEMLERGLPVAAGTDATRVSSYNPWVALHWLVTGRTVGDLALYPPDRLLSRETALALYTRAGARMTGEEAVKGVLKEGFLGDFAVLDQDYLTVPAEDIPHIESVLTVVGGRIVYAAAEYEGLDEALPPVRPEWSPAAHFGGYHATPAPSRTGGGGGSAGARQAGLLAEVVAASEQHRRWRAARGDAPERSQAAFDPCFLL, from the coding sequence ATGCCCTCGATGCCCGTCAGCGGCGTCACCCCAGTCCCCGACGAACCCAACACCCCCGACGCCCCTCCCGGCACCACCCACACCGCCGATCTCGTCCTCCGCAACGCCAAGCTCTACACCGGCGATCCCGCCCGCCCCGCCGCCAGCGCCCTCGCCGTGCGCGACGGACGCGTCCTCGCGGTCGGTGACGACCGGGACGTCGCCCGGCACGTCGGCCCCCGGACGCGGGTCGTGGACGCCCTGGGCCGGCGGGCCGTGCCGGGGCTCAACGACTCCCACCTGCACGTCATCCGCGGCGGCCTCAACTACGTCCTCGAACTGCGCTGGGACGGCGTCCCCTCGCTGCGGCAGGCGCTCGCCATGCTGCGCGAGCAGGCGGGCCGCACCCCCAAGGGCCAGTGGATCCGGGTCGTCGGCGGCTGGACGGCGGACCAGTTCGCCGAGCGCCGACTGCCGACCCCGGCCGAACTCACCGCCGCCGCACCGGACACACCGGTCTTCGTCCTCCACCTCTACCAGTCCGCGATCCTCAACCGCGCGGCCGTCCGCGCCGCCGGCATCACCCGTGACACCCCCGACCCGCGCGGCGGGCAGATCGTCCGCGACCGCGCCGGCGACCCCAACGGCGTCCTCCTCGCCGCGCCCAGCGCCCTGATCCTCTATTCGACGCTGGCCGCCGCGCCCACCCTGGACGAGGCCGGCCGGCGCGTCTCCACCCGGCACTTCCTGCGGGAGCTGAACCGGTTCGGGCTGACGTCCGCCATCGACGCGGCGGGCGGCTTCCAGAACTTCCCGGACGACTACGCCACCGTCGTCGACCTGGCCCGCTCCGGCGAACTCTCCCTCCGCATCGCCTACCACCTCTTCCCGCAGACCGCCGGGCAGGAACTCGCCGACCTCCGCCGCTGGGTGGAGACCGTCCGGCCCGGCGACGGCGACGAGTGGCTCCGCCTCAACGGCGCCGGCGAGAACCTCACCTGGGCCGCCGCCGACTTCGAGAACTTCGCGGAACCGCGGCCCGAGCTCGCCGCGGGCTACGAGGGCGAGTTCGAGCAGGCGGTCCGGCTGCTCGCCGAACACGGCTGGGGCTTCCGGCTGCACGCCACCTACGACGAGACGATCCGCCGCGACCTGGCGGTCTTCGAGAAGCTGGCGGCCGAGGGGCTGTTCCCCGGCGGCAACCGCTGGTTCTTCGACCACGCGGAGACCGCGTCCGCCGAGAGCCTGGACCGCGTCGCCGCCCTGGGCGGCGGGGTGAGCGTGCAGAACCGGATGGCGTTCCAGGGCCGGGTGTTCGCCGAACGGTACGGCGCCGAGACCGCCGCCCGGACCCCGCCCGTCAAGGAGATGCTGGAACGCGGCCTTCCGGTGGCGGCAGGCACCGACGCCACCCGCGTCTCCTCCTACAACCCGTGGGTCGCCCTGCACTGGCTGGTCACCGGCCGAACCGTCGGCGACCTGGCCCTCTACCCGCCGGACCGGCTCCTCTCCCGCGAGACCGCGCTCGCCCTCTACACCCGTGCGGGCGCCCGCATGACCGGCGAGGAAGCCGTCAAGGGCGTCCTCAAGGAGGGCTTCCTGGGTGACTTCGCCGTCCTGGACCAGGACTACCTCACCGTCCCGGCCGAGGACATCCCGCACATCGAGTCCGTCCTCACCGTCGTCGGCGGCCGGATCGTGTACGCGGCGGCCGAGTACGAGGGGCTGGACGAGGCGCTGCCCCCGGTACGGCCCGAGTGGAGCCCGGCCGCCCACTTCGGTGGCTACCACGCCACGCCGGCACCTTCCCGAACCGGCGGCGGCGGTGGCAGTGCCGGCGCGCGTCAGGCCGGGCTGCTCGCGGAGGTCGTGGCCGCTTCGGAGCAGCACCGGCGGTGGCGGGCGGCCCGCGGCGACGCGCCCGAACGGTCGCAGGCCGCCTTCGACCCCTGCTTCCTGCTCTGA
- a CDS encoding GPR1/FUN34/YaaH family transporter: protein MEPPHHEPDLRRMTRINLRPIASPMPLGFYAVAIASVVVGCLQLGVLGPGARQAAGLVILPAFVLQLLVAILAFGARDVLAASLMACFSGLWLATSLVLTLDPAEGTRVLGVLNAVFALFALMMASVAARKRALWLVLCVAVPRFAVAAGHNLTGRAWLGTVSGTLGLLLAAVALYTAFALMLEDMRGARVLPIGRTGPASAAVEGDLAVQLRDLERQAGVRRTL, encoded by the coding sequence ATGGAACCGCCCCACCACGAGCCCGACCTCCGCCGCATGACGCGGATCAACCTGCGGCCCATCGCCTCCCCGATGCCGCTCGGTTTCTACGCCGTGGCCATCGCCTCCGTCGTCGTCGGCTGCCTCCAGCTCGGGGTGCTCGGGCCGGGCGCCCGGCAGGCGGCCGGACTCGTCATCCTGCCCGCCTTCGTCCTGCAACTCCTTGTGGCGATCCTGGCGTTCGGGGCGCGCGACGTGCTCGCGGCCTCCCTCATGGCCTGCTTCTCCGGCCTGTGGCTGGCCACCTCCCTCGTCCTGACCCTGGACCCGGCCGAGGGCACCCGCGTGCTGGGCGTCCTCAACGCGGTGTTCGCCCTCTTCGCCCTGATGATGGCGAGTGTGGCGGCGCGCAAACGCGCCCTGTGGCTGGTGCTGTGCGTCGCCGTGCCGCGCTTCGCGGTCGCCGCCGGTCACAACCTCACCGGCCGCGCCTGGCTCGGAACCGTCTCCGGGACGCTCGGCCTGCTCCTGGCCGCCGTCGCGCTGTACACCGCGTTCGCCCTGATGCTGGAGGACATGCGCGGCGCGCGGGTCCTGCCGATCGGGCGCACCGGGCCCGCCTCCGCGGCGGTCGAGGGCGATCTGGCCGTGCAACTGCGGGATCTCGAACGCCAGGCGGGCGTGCGCCGCACGCTCTGA
- a CDS encoding alpha/beta hydrolase, with protein sequence MTDRPAHPPVLEPAAAAFAAATAHPPFLYQLPPAEGRRAVDDAQAGPPPVEPPAVDEEWVTVPGGPTGEVRVRIVRPAGVSGALPVVLYLHGAGWVFGNARTHDRLVRELAVGAGAAVVFPEYALSPEHRYPVAVEQNWTVARWIVAEGAGRGLDAERLAVAGDSVGGNMSAALTLLAKERGGVPFRCQVLFYPVTDASFDTDSYHRFAEGYFLRRDGMRWFWDQYTTDPEQRARITASPLRATTEQLAGLPPALVVTAEADVLRDEGEAYAEKLRAAGVPVTAVRFLGTIHDFVMLDALRATCAAESAIALAVGCLRRALDAA encoded by the coding sequence ATGACCGACCGCCCCGCGCACCCGCCCGTCCTCGAACCGGCCGCCGCCGCGTTCGCCGCCGCCACCGCGCACCCGCCGTTCCTCTACCAACTGCCGCCCGCCGAGGGCCGTCGGGCCGTCGACGACGCGCAGGCCGGGCCGCCGCCCGTCGAGCCGCCCGCCGTGGACGAGGAGTGGGTGACGGTCCCCGGTGGCCCGACGGGCGAGGTCAGGGTGCGGATCGTCCGGCCCGCCGGTGTGTCAGGGGCGCTGCCGGTGGTGCTCTACCTGCACGGCGCGGGCTGGGTGTTCGGGAACGCCCGTACGCACGACCGGCTGGTGCGGGAACTGGCCGTCGGCGCGGGGGCCGCCGTCGTCTTCCCCGAGTACGCCCTGTCGCCCGAGCACCGCTACCCGGTCGCCGTCGAGCAGAACTGGACGGTGGCCCGGTGGATCGTGGCGGAGGGCGCGGGCAGGGGACTCGACGCGGAGCGTCTCGCCGTCGCCGGGGACTCCGTCGGCGGCAACATGAGCGCCGCCCTGACCCTGCTGGCCAAGGAACGCGGCGGGGTGCCGTTCCGCTGTCAGGTGCTCTTCTACCCCGTCACCGACGCCTCGTTCGACACCGACTCCTACCACCGGTTCGCCGAGGGGTACTTCCTGCGCCGCGACGGCATGCGCTGGTTCTGGGACCAGTACACCACCGACCCGGAGCAGCGGGCGCGGATCACCGCCTCGCCGCTGCGCGCCACCACCGAGCAGCTCGCCGGTCTGCCGCCGGCGCTCGTCGTCACCGCAGAGGCGGACGTGCTGCGGGACGAGGGCGAGGCGTACGCGGAGAAGCTGCGGGCCGCCGGCGTTCCGGTGACCGCCGTGCGTTTCCTGGGCACGATCCATGACTTCGTCATGCTCGACGCCCTGCGGGCCACGTGCGCCGCGGAGTCGGCCATCGCCCTCGCCGTGGGGTGCTTGCGGCGGGCGTTGGACGCCGCGTGA
- a CDS encoding class I SAM-dependent methyltransferase, whose translation MTADPRARSFDAAAAQYATARPSYPPALLDAVEELSGRRLAGARVADVGAGTGIATALLCARGAEVVAVEPGAAMARLCREALPGVPVVRGDGNALPLAASSVDLVTYAQSWQWTDTARSVPEALRVLRPGGALAIWWNTTAFDVPWIRAQHERVARCCGTKPTPATRPDDADAVRAAGLTGLRVARRRLRWSRVVSLDVHLANIGSRSAFLVLDDERRRAFFTAERGLLSAAFPDGSVEETYVVDVLVALRP comes from the coding sequence ATGACCGCAGATCCCCGCGCCCGGTCGTTCGACGCGGCCGCCGCCCAGTACGCGACCGCCCGGCCCTCCTATCCGCCCGCGCTCCTGGACGCCGTCGAGGAACTGTCCGGGCGCCGGCTCGCCGGCGCGCGCGTCGCCGACGTCGGCGCTGGTACCGGTATCGCCACCGCGCTGCTGTGCGCGAGAGGCGCCGAGGTGGTCGCCGTCGAGCCCGGGGCGGCCATGGCCCGCCTGTGCCGGGAGGCGTTGCCCGGGGTGCCGGTCGTGCGGGGTGACGGCAATGCCCTGCCGCTGGCCGCCTCTTCCGTCGACCTCGTCACGTACGCGCAGTCCTGGCAGTGGACCGACACGGCCCGTTCCGTCCCCGAGGCGCTGCGTGTCCTGCGTCCGGGCGGTGCGCTGGCGATCTGGTGGAACACCACGGCCTTCGACGTGCCGTGGATCCGCGCGCAGCACGAGCGCGTCGCGCGCTGCTGCGGGACGAAGCCGACTCCCGCCACCCGGCCGGACGACGCCGACGCCGTCCGGGCGGCCGGGCTGACCGGGCTGCGGGTCGCGCGCCGCCGGCTGCGCTGGAGCCGAGTGGTCTCCCTCGACGTCCATCTGGCCAATATCGGCAGTCGCTCGGCGTTTCTCGTCCTGGACGACGAGCGACGGCGCGCCTTCTTCACCGCCGAACGCGGGCTGTTGAGCGCGGCCTTTCCCGACGGTTCGGTCGAGGAGACGTACGTCGTGGACGTGCTGGTGGCTCTTCGCCCGTGA
- a CDS encoding S9 family peptidase — MPHSAPRPIPEPNGLLTAERVVDMAAPVAPAISPDGRLVAYGVVANSGRGGRPHSSIWVAAADGSAAPRMLTDGRARDAAPKWAPDSAFLFFTSDRGERGTAQLRRILPDGSEDIAKAETLTRWRGGVCDYYPLADGRTVVLLAEDEPTAEDERREAEGDDAKVWGRHLPVTRLRLLDLATGVVRTVDGLGDRHVVGVTQRPDGGPLAVLSWATPEIDPGVRTAGLHLVVPETGAVRDLGPVGAEARYPVWWNRDGAWHLAHLAVTPGHLVGALAVIDTVPRATGPTVEQRNLSVGMSACPTELVQVADGPPLALFADGLDTALYRLDPQSLRLHRLCCAPGALAGLSASHSGETLAVLMSTAREPKNVHAGPVGGPMLRLSDTSPELRAMCWGVQERLSYQASDGLQLDGLLILPVGRTRDEGPFPLVTMVHGGPYFRHADEFTLNAVDCGQWLATAGYAVFLPNPRGGSGHGHEFAAVVAGAVGGDEWTDILAGIDMLIAEGVADPERLGISGWSHGGFMAAWAIGRTGRFKAAMMGAGIRDWGMQAGTGEWGIMDAALGGSTGWNGPGPHLHDRNSPISYASRIRTPVLILHGEEDTNVPLGQAVHFHRALRHFGVEHELVVYPREGHGLHERAHQLDALRRIRAWYDRWL, encoded by the coding sequence ATGCCGCACTCTGCACCGCGACCGATTCCCGAGCCGAACGGCCTGCTCACCGCGGAACGGGTGGTGGACATGGCCGCCCCTGTGGCGCCGGCCATCTCGCCGGACGGTCGCCTGGTCGCCTATGGCGTGGTCGCGAACAGCGGAAGGGGCGGACGTCCGCACAGCTCCATCTGGGTCGCCGCCGCCGATGGCAGCGCGGCCCCGCGCATGCTGACCGACGGCAGGGCCCGCGACGCCGCCCCGAAGTGGGCGCCGGACTCGGCTTTTCTGTTCTTCACCTCCGACCGCGGGGAGCGGGGCACCGCTCAACTCCGGCGGATCCTTCCGGACGGTAGCGAAGACATCGCCAAGGCGGAGACCCTGACCAGGTGGCGCGGGGGCGTCTGCGACTACTACCCGCTCGCCGACGGCCGGACCGTCGTCCTGCTCGCCGAGGACGAGCCCACTGCGGAGGACGAACGTCGGGAGGCCGAAGGCGACGACGCGAAGGTCTGGGGCCGGCACCTCCCGGTCACCCGGCTACGCCTGCTCGACTTGGCGACCGGCGTGGTCCGCACCGTGGACGGCCTCGGGGACCGCCATGTCGTGGGGGTGACTCAGCGTCCGGACGGCGGCCCGCTGGCCGTGCTGAGCTGGGCCACCCCCGAGATCGATCCCGGCGTCAGGACGGCAGGACTGCATCTGGTCGTCCCGGAGACGGGAGCGGTCCGGGACCTGGGCCCGGTCGGGGCCGAGGCCCGGTACCCGGTCTGGTGGAATCGCGACGGTGCATGGCATCTGGCCCATCTGGCGGTGACCCCGGGGCACTTGGTGGGCGCGCTCGCCGTGATCGACACGGTCCCGCGGGCGACCGGCCCGACCGTCGAACAGCGCAATCTCTCGGTCGGCATGTCCGCCTGCCCCACCGAGCTGGTGCAGGTCGCCGACGGACCGCCGCTGGCGCTGTTCGCCGACGGGCTGGATACCGCGCTGTACCGGCTCGACCCGCAGTCGCTGCGGTTGCACCGATTGTGCTGCGCGCCCGGCGCGCTCGCCGGGCTCTCCGCAAGTCACTCGGGAGAGACCCTCGCTGTGCTGATGAGCACCGCGCGTGAGCCCAAGAACGTCCACGCGGGCCCCGTGGGCGGTCCAATGCTCCGGCTCAGCGATACCAGTCCCGAACTGCGCGCGATGTGCTGGGGTGTCCAGGAACGGCTCAGCTACCAGGCGTCCGACGGACTTCAGCTGGACGGCCTGCTGATCCTGCCTGTCGGCCGGACTCGGGACGAGGGCCCTTTCCCGCTCGTCACCATGGTCCACGGCGGCCCTTACTTCCGCCATGCCGACGAGTTCACGCTCAACGCGGTCGACTGCGGCCAGTGGCTGGCGACCGCCGGATACGCGGTCTTCCTCCCCAATCCCCGCGGCGGATCGGGCCACGGCCATGAATTCGCCGCCGTGGTGGCGGGCGCGGTGGGCGGCGACGAGTGGACCGACATCCTCGCCGGGATCGACATGCTGATCGCCGAGGGAGTCGCCGATCCCGAACGCCTGGGCATCTCCGGCTGGAGCCACGGCGGTTTCATGGCGGCCTGGGCCATCGGCCGAACCGGGCGGTTCAAGGCCGCCATGATGGGCGCCGGCATCAGGGACTGGGGCATGCAGGCCGGGACCGGTGAGTGGGGGATCATGGACGCGGCGCTCGGCGGCAGCACCGGCTGGAACGGGCCGGGACCGCACCTCCACGACCGGAACAGTCCGATCTCCTACGCGTCCCGGATCCGCACCCCTGTCCTGATCCTGCACGGCGAGGAGGACACCAACGTCCCACTCGGCCAGGCGGTCCACTTCCATCGAGCACTGCGCCATTTCGGCGTCGAGCACGAGCTCGTCGTCTACCCCCGAGAGGGCCACGGGCTGCACGAGCGCGCCCATCAACTCGATGCCCTCCGACGTATCCGCGCCTGGTATGACCGCTGGCTGTAG
- a CDS encoding helix-turn-helix domain-containing protein, with protein sequence MDVEERTARAVGTDRLAAWRDATERALTAAVQVRTRQDGDFAGTLGVHHLGYLRVLSLTADPVRLSRTPRLVARDPVDALLVALQQDGTAALTQDGRSASLRPGDLAVIDLRRPFSLEQRQRFRQRLFRLPGGVLNVPGPMPASVTGRALSAHGGAAAPLAAFLARLADRAPRIAPTVGDALGGTVADLLAGLVDAYAEEPDDGPGAARDHLLPAVYRYIDRHLSDPDLTPETVARAHRISVRYLHRLFEAEESTVGGHIRRRRVEESGKDLTRPTPARDRPTIATIAHRWGFPSPAHFSRAFRAAYGLSPREWRGAGEGAGLTGARS encoded by the coding sequence ATGGACGTCGAGGAGAGGACCGCCCGGGCGGTCGGCACCGACCGGCTCGCGGCGTGGCGGGACGCGACCGAACGCGCCCTGACCGCCGCCGTACAGGTGAGGACGCGCCAGGACGGCGACTTCGCCGGCACCCTCGGCGTACACCACCTCGGCTACCTGCGGGTGTTGTCGCTGACGGCGGACCCCGTCCGGCTGAGCCGGACGCCCCGGCTCGTCGCGCGCGATCCCGTCGACGCGCTCCTCGTCGCCCTCCAGCAGGACGGAACCGCCGCCCTGACACAGGACGGCCGCAGCGCCTCCCTGCGCCCGGGCGACCTGGCGGTGATCGACCTGCGGCGCCCGTTCTCCCTGGAACAGCGGCAACGCTTCCGGCAGCGGCTGTTCCGGCTCCCCGGGGGCGTCCTGAACGTACCGGGGCCGATGCCGGCATCCGTGACCGGACGCGCCCTGTCGGCGCACGGGGGAGCGGCGGCGCCGCTCGCCGCCTTCCTGGCGCGCCTTGCCGACCGCGCGCCGAGGATCGCCCCGACCGTCGGCGACGCCCTGGGCGGCACGGTCGCGGACCTGCTGGCCGGGCTGGTGGACGCGTACGCCGAGGAGCCCGACGACGGCCCGGGCGCCGCCCGGGACCACCTGCTGCCCGCCGTGTACCGCTACATCGACCGGCACCTGTCCGACCCCGACCTCACCCCCGAAACCGTGGCCCGCGCCCACCGCATCTCCGTCCGCTACCTCCACCGCCTCTTCGAGGCCGAGGAATCCACCGTCGGCGGCCACATCCGCCGCCGCCGCGTCGAGGAGTCGGGCAAGGACCTCACCCGCCCCACCCCGGCCCGCGACCGCCCCACGATCGCCACCATCGCCCACCGCTGGGGCTTCCCCAGCCCGGCCCACTTCAGCCGCGCCTTCCGGGCGGCGTACGGGCTGTCGCCGCGCGAGTGGCGGGGGGCGGGGGAGGGGGCGGGCCTCACCGGGGCCCGCTCTTGA
- a CDS encoding helix-turn-helix domain-containing protein, producing the protein MPGVPATARSSADPGRPPAGETLTRAAVRVAAHPLGPLCMVTVTGSPGAVEPAPLAASAPGAVADHLVVAVHGRGAASFVRDGELLACGPHDVVVLDATTPFTFHEADDFVLHLIGVPRRLLGADPAVIDRLSGVHPHGRGSIASLLGPLLEDVATTARELPPRAAEHLAGGFTGLLRALATESETSGEASDTPPDRHPLASRLRAYVNERLGDRDLTPGGIAAHHHISTRLLHKLFAADGITVSGWIRQRRLEECRRELSGARTGRPHPPVASTAKRWGFPNAAHFSRSFRTAYGVSPTAWRDLHVSSVPMRHGREGRHGAGGDAR; encoded by the coding sequence ATGCCCGGCGTGCCCGCGACGGCCCGCTCCTCCGCCGATCCAGGCCGTCCGCCGGCCGGCGAGACCCTGACCCGGGCGGCCGTACGCGTCGCGGCCCACCCGCTGGGCCCGCTGTGCATGGTCACGGTGACCGGCTCGCCGGGTGCCGTGGAACCGGCGCCGTTGGCCGCCTCGGCCCCCGGCGCGGTCGCGGACCACCTCGTCGTCGCCGTTCACGGGCGCGGCGCCGCGTCGTTCGTCCGCGACGGCGAGTTACTCGCGTGCGGCCCGCACGACGTCGTCGTCCTGGACGCCACGACGCCGTTCACCTTCCACGAGGCGGACGACTTCGTCCTGCACCTCATCGGCGTACCCCGCCGCCTGCTCGGCGCGGATCCGGCCGTCATCGACCGCCTCAGCGGCGTCCACCCGCACGGGCGGGGCTCGATCGCGTCCCTGCTGGGGCCGTTACTGGAGGACGTGGCCACCACCGCGCGGGAACTCCCGCCACGCGCGGCGGAGCACTTGGCCGGCGGCTTCACCGGCTTGCTGCGCGCCCTGGCGACGGAATCGGAGACGTCGGGCGAGGCGTCCGACACCCCGCCGGACCGCCACCCCCTCGCCTCGCGGCTCCGCGCCTACGTGAACGAACGGCTCGGCGACCGCGACCTGACCCCCGGCGGCATAGCGGCACACCACCACATCTCCACCCGCCTCCTGCACAAGCTGTTCGCCGCCGACGGCATCACGGTCAGCGGCTGGATCCGGCAACGCCGCCTGGAGGAATGCCGCCGAGAACTCTCCGGCGCTCGAACCGGCCGCCCCCACCCGCCCGTCGCCTCGACGGCCAAACGCTGGGGCTTCCCCAACGCGGCCCACTTCAGCCGCAGCTTCCGCACGGCTTACGGCGTCTCGCCTACTGCGTGGCGGGACTTGCACGTTTCGTCGGTGCCGATGCGGCATGGCCGCGAGGGGCGGCACGGCGCCGGTGGTGACGCGCGCTGA